In Triticum aestivum cultivar Chinese Spring chromosome 5B, IWGSC CS RefSeq v2.1, whole genome shotgun sequence, the following proteins share a genomic window:
- the LOC123117718 gene encoding probable polyamine transporter At3g13620 isoform X1: protein MTPEIKNLGGDKENLHGHKADDSGGAAAAPGAGHGHGHGKGAKNKLSLVPLIFLIFFEVAGGPYGAEPAVQSAGPLYALLGFLIFPFIWAIPEALVTAELSTAMPGNGGFVVWADRAFGPVSGSLMGTWKYVSGAINGAAFPALCADYLARVVPAVAGGGARVAAIVTFNVALSLLNYTGLSVVGWSAVALGVASLSPFVLMTGVALPKIRPHRWGATAGDKDWKLFFNTLFWNLNYWDSVSTMAGEVENPGKTFPTALMASVGMTSLGYLLPLMAATGAVDAPPEQWGNGFFADAAGMIAGDWLKYWIEVGAVLSSIGLYSATLSSAAFQLLGMADLGLLPRVFALRAPIFSTPWVSIVVTSLITLGMSFFSFNNIVTAVNFLYSLGMLLEFATFIWLRIKRPEMSRPYRVPLRLPGIVVLCLVPSGFLVFVMAIAGWKAYAISAIFTAAGLGVYYLMKFCKARGFLKFGTVDGEDLMYERHQESANVGV, encoded by the exons ATGACTCCAGAGATCAAGAATCTCGGCGGCGACAAAGAGAATCTCCACGGCCACAAGGCCGACGACAGcggtggagcagcagcagcaccaggAGCCGGCCATGGGCATGGGCATGGCAAGGGCGCCAAGAACAAGCTGTCCCTGGTCCCGCtcatcttcctcatcttcttcgAGGTCGCCGGCGGGCCGTACGGCGCCGAGCCGGCGGTGCAGTCGGCGGGGCCGCTCTACGCGCTGCTCGGCTTCCTCATCTTCCCCTTCATCTGGGCCATCCCGGAGGCCCTGGTCACGGCGGAGCTCTCCACGGCGATGCCGGGGAACGGCGGCTTCGTGGTGTGGGCCGACCGCGCGTTCGGTCCCGTGTCCGGCTCCCTCATGGGCACCTGGAAGTACGTGTCGGGGGCCATCAACGGCGCCGCCTTCCCGGCGCTCTGCGCCGACTACCTGGCCCGCGTCGTGCCCGCcgtggccggcggcggcgcccggGTGGCCGCCATCGTCACCTTCAACGTCGCGCTCTCCCTGCTCAACTACACGGGGCTCAGCGTCGTCGGGTGGTCCGCCGTGGCGCTGGGGGTCGCCTCGCTGTCGCCGTTCGTGCTCATGACCGGCGTCGCGCTGCCCAAGATCCGGCCGCACAGGTGGGGGGCCACCGCCGGCGACAAGGACTGGAAGCTCTTCTTCAACACCCTCTTCTGGAACCTCAACTACTGGGACAGCGTGAGCACCATGGCCGGCGAGGTGGAGAACCCCGGCAAGACGTTCCCGACGGCGCTGATGGCGTCCGTGGGCATGACGTCCCTCGGGTACCTGCTGCCGCTCATGGCGGCCACCGGCGCCGTCGACGCGCCGCCGGAGCAGTGGGGGAACGGCTTCTTCGCCGACGCCGCAG GCATGATCGCCGGCGACTGGCTCAAGTACTGGATCGAGGTGGGCGCTGTGCTCTCCTCTATTGGCCTCTACTCGGCGACGCTAAGCAGTGCGGCCTTCCAGCTGCTTGGAATGGCGGACCTGGGCCTTCTCCCTCGCGTCTTCGCCCTACGCGCCCCAATCTTCAGTACTCCATGGGTCAGCATCGTGGTCACCAGCCTAATCACCCTCGGCATGTCCTTCTTCAGCTTCAACAACATTGTGACCGCTGTCAATTTCCTCTACAGCCTTGGCATGCTCCTCGAGTTTGCCACATTCATCTGGCTGCGGATCAAGCGGCCCGAGATGTCGCGCCCCTACCGGGTGCCACTGCGACTCCCAGGTATTGTCGTTCTATGTCTCGTCCCCTCGGGGTTTCTTGTCTTTGTCATGGCCATCGCCGGCTGGAAGGCATATGCCATCAGCGCCATCTTCACTGCGGCAGGCCTCGGGGTCTATTACCTCATGAAGTTCTGTAAGGCAAGGGGGTTCCTCAAGTTTGGCACCGTCGATGGTGAGGATTTGATGTATGAGCGTCACCAGGAGAGTGCAAATGTTGGTGTCTGA
- the LOC123117718 gene encoding probable polyamine transporter At3g13620 isoform X2, protein MTPEIKNLGGDKENLHGHKADDSGGAAAAPGAGHGHGHGKGAKNKLSLVPLIFLIFFEVAGGPYGAEPAVQSAGPLYALLGFLIFPFIWAIPEALVTAELSTAMPGNGGFVVWADRAFGPVSGSLMGTWKYVSGAINGAAFPALCADYLARVVPAVAGGGARVAAIVTFNVALSLLNYTGLSVVGWSAVALGVASLSPFVLMTGVALPKIRPHRWGATAGDKDWKLFFNTLFWNLNYWDSVSTMAGEVENPGKTFPTALMASVGMTSLGYLLPLMAATGAVDAPPEQWGNGFFADAAGMIAGDWLKYWIEVGAVLSSIGLYSATLSSAAFQLLGMADLGLLPRVFALRAPIFSTPWPWHAPRVCHIHLAADQAARDVAPLPGATATPRYCRSMSRPLGVSCLCHGHRRLEGICHQRHLHCGRPRGLLPHEVL, encoded by the exons ATGACTCCAGAGATCAAGAATCTCGGCGGCGACAAAGAGAATCTCCACGGCCACAAGGCCGACGACAGcggtggagcagcagcagcaccaggAGCCGGCCATGGGCATGGGCATGGCAAGGGCGCCAAGAACAAGCTGTCCCTGGTCCCGCtcatcttcctcatcttcttcgAGGTCGCCGGCGGGCCGTACGGCGCCGAGCCGGCGGTGCAGTCGGCGGGGCCGCTCTACGCGCTGCTCGGCTTCCTCATCTTCCCCTTCATCTGGGCCATCCCGGAGGCCCTGGTCACGGCGGAGCTCTCCACGGCGATGCCGGGGAACGGCGGCTTCGTGGTGTGGGCCGACCGCGCGTTCGGTCCCGTGTCCGGCTCCCTCATGGGCACCTGGAAGTACGTGTCGGGGGCCATCAACGGCGCCGCCTTCCCGGCGCTCTGCGCCGACTACCTGGCCCGCGTCGTGCCCGCcgtggccggcggcggcgcccggGTGGCCGCCATCGTCACCTTCAACGTCGCGCTCTCCCTGCTCAACTACACGGGGCTCAGCGTCGTCGGGTGGTCCGCCGTGGCGCTGGGGGTCGCCTCGCTGTCGCCGTTCGTGCTCATGACCGGCGTCGCGCTGCCCAAGATCCGGCCGCACAGGTGGGGGGCCACCGCCGGCGACAAGGACTGGAAGCTCTTCTTCAACACCCTCTTCTGGAACCTCAACTACTGGGACAGCGTGAGCACCATGGCCGGCGAGGTGGAGAACCCCGGCAAGACGTTCCCGACGGCGCTGATGGCGTCCGTGGGCATGACGTCCCTCGGGTACCTGCTGCCGCTCATGGCGGCCACCGGCGCCGTCGACGCGCCGCCGGAGCAGTGGGGGAACGGCTTCTTCGCCGACGCCGCAG GCATGATCGCCGGCGACTGGCTCAAGTACTGGATCGAGGTGGGCGCTGTGCTCTCCTCTATTGGCCTCTACTCGGCGACGCTAAGCAGTGCGGCCTTCCAGCTGCTTGGAATGGCGGACCTGGGCCTTCTCCCTCGCGTCTTCGCCCTACGCGCCCCAATCTTCAGTACTCCATGG CCTTGGCATGCTCCTCGAGTTTGCCACATTCATCTGGCTGCGGATCAAGCGGCCCGAGATGTCGCGCCCCTACCGGGTGCCACTGCGACTCCCAGGTATTGTCGTTCTATGTCTCGTCCCCTCGGGGTTTCTTGTCTTTGTCATGGCCATCGCCGGCTGGAAGGCATATGCCATCAGCGCCATCTTCACTGCGGCAGGCCTCGGGGTCTATTACCTCATGAAGTTCTGTAA